Sequence from the Argentina anserina chromosome 7, drPotAnse1.1, whole genome shotgun sequence genome:
TGTACTATCGTAATGCTATTTGACATCGAATCTTACAAATTATATGAGCCCCTACAACATTCTGGTATCGCCGCCCCAAAAGAAAAAGGTCGAAAACCAATTTGAAACAGTCGTCGAGTCAAGGCTATAAAACCATGCATCAACACACCCCAACCATACAGTGAACACACCCATGTCTCCATCTGGAGATGATTAATCAACGACATGTCGTTTAAGTCTTCAAGTTAAAAAGTAAAACCTTCTTAACCGCCACCACCCTCCCCCAAactataaaaacaaaaaccataaaccctaaaccttgCAGAGTGGCGCGGCTACTGAGAGCCCCGAAATCAAAACCCTAACCGACGCCTGAGCCTCCTGCACCGGGCTCTAACCAACCAATCCAACACTCAAACTCCACTGATTCTCATCCATGGCGACCTCAATTGCTTCCCAGTTGAAAGTCCTGAAATCGCTGATACAAGTCGACCAAGACCCGTCGCAGAAGAGGCCCTTCACTCGCCCTTCCATCCTCTTCGACCCCAAACAGGCCGCCGATATCGACGTCGACACCATCTTCGCCGTCGGACTCCAAGgtcagtctctctctctctctctctctctcacaaacTTTTACCAATTTAGAGCTCAATTATTAACCTCTGCACTGTAATTTCAGGCCTGGAGCTTCTCGTTAGCGCCGACGAGCGGTTCCGGAACTTTAAGAATGACCTGTTCAGCTACCAGAGCAAGGAATTGGATAGGGAGTTGATGGTGAAAGAGGAGAACAAACGCATCGACGCTTCGATTAGTAAGTTCTTGAGATTGCTTTCGGGGCATTTCGAGCTCCCATCGTCGCTCAAGACTCTCGAGTACTTGATTAGGAGATACAAGTGAGTGATCGTTTCATTTGTTTAGTGTATGCATTGGTACAATTTCGTATGATATGCATTATAATGTGGTGTGTATTTTCCAGGATTTATGTGTACAACATTGACGAACTGGTTCTGTGTGCCCTGCCGTACCATGAGACCCACGCGTTTGTTAAAATCGTTCAGTTAATCAACTTCGGGTTAGTCTACTGTATTGTGTACATTTTCTGTGGTGTATTTCAGTTTACAAAAGTTAGTGGATTCTGATTTGGTGTTTCGTTATGTGTTTAGAAATAGTAAGTGGAAATTTCTTGAGGGTGTGAAAGCTTCTGGTGCAGCTCCGCCCAGAAATGTTATAGTGCAGCAATGCATACGTGACATGGGGGTGTTGGAGGCTATATTTGACTATGTGAGTGCTTGAAGGTTCGCTTGGTTTTTTGATTAGTTTATTGTTATGGTGTCACTTAATTGAATGTTTTGTTATAGGCATCCCCGTCAAAGAAGTATCGCCCTTCAAAGCCCGTGATCAGATTTTGCACGGCAGTTGTCGTTGAGGTTTTGGGTTCCGTTGCTTCTGTTGAAAGTCATGTTGTGAAAAGAATCTATTCACTTGTTCATTCTGTACTTGAGGTTGGCACGGATGGACATTCAGAAAACAAGGTTAGCCTCAACGACAATTTTAAGCTTATATTTTCAAGTTTCTCTTTTACCatctattaatttttttatatttgtttttagcTTTGGTAACCATAAATTAAACTTTATAAATACTAcgtcaaaaaaaattcaattccATTCCAACTACATTTCAGTTCTATTATGTGTGCATTACAACTGTAAAAAGAAGATAAACATGCTTAGGACACTAATGTTATAACATCTAATACAGTAGGACACACACACATACTAGTATCTGAATGATGGGAACTTTTCTGAGGattatacacacacatatatagttCTTCCTTATGTTATTTGGTTATGTGGGTAACTCTGTGAAAATTATATGCTTTTGGCAGGCTGGTGCTATGATGATTGTTGGTATGCTTGCAAGTAAAGTTACAATATCTCCCGCACTTGTCAAGGGATTGATTTTATTGATTGCCAAAGTTGCGGAGGAGGATGCAAAAGAGTCGGCTGATCTTCAGCTTTTTCGCTTATCACTTATGACTTTGATCAACCTTGTTCAGGTACTTCTTTGTTCTTGTATGCAGTTAATTTATAAGATATTCAACATGCATTTGAATTTTTGTACTGCTTCCCCTGAATCTGAAACTTTACCAGAGCATCTTTTCTATTTGATTGCAGTTGATGGAAGTAATGGgttctattgattttgttttttgttcccACTGGATCTCTGTTCTCTGGACGCCTTGTCCACTGTCTGCAaaaatctgttttttttttctacaaaaaaaaaagatggaaaagaACTAAAAAATTCTTTGTAAATAATCACCCAGCTGCCCTGAACCTGTAATTTACTTGAGAATTTATCTGTTACAGTTGCAAGTTGTGGAGAATTTTCCCATGAAGGCTCTGGAGAGTTTGATTGGCATTAGGTAAAAATCTTGGTCACATTAATCGTCTGAACAGCTTCAGATCACGCGTCTTTGCCCATTAGTTCATGTTTAGTAACTGTGCTTTCTGCTTTCACGTGAAGGGACTTTGCCGGCATACTTTCGGGACTCTTCAACAagttcaaaattgatagattTCTTTCTGTGATTTTGGATTCTCTTGTTGAATATAGGTGAGAAGCCAATTTTGATATTCACTTGCTTCTTCTGGACATATCTTGTTTTTGCCTGTTTCAGTCAAACATATGTTGTTATTGCAGTTCGTCTAATGAATCCTGCCAGCTTGCGTTGATCTCCATATTAGATACAGTTCCTTCCAAGAGTTTCGTTCATCTTATAGTTCCAAAGGTCATATCTTCCTGCTTGCAAAGGTCAAAGGACATTGAAAATTCAGCACTATTTTCATCAGGTATGTTCTTATAAGTCATTTTTTGCTTTGTATGCATGGCCTGATGATTTATGTTCTCTGCAGTTCTAGGCATGCTTTGTCTCTAGAGTTCGGTAAACATGTGTTCTTTCCACAACTACTACCATGCTTGCTATGAATTTCATTGTGTTTTGGGTTGCCCTGTAGGAAGCTGGGAAGAGAAAGTTCTACTCGTTTTTAGAAGATATCCATCTGAACTGCATGGAGCGGCTCACAACTTTTTGGTATTTTGCCCATCCACTCTTCTGCTGTGTATTTGTGTACAGGCATGCTTTCATTCTTGTTCAGGTTATTCTAATCACTAACATTTTCAGGAAAAGAATGTGCAATCTAAGAAACGGGGTTCTGTACATGAAGCCCTACGTAAGATGTTGGATGGGAATTTTGATAGGTCATTAGCTTGCTCGGAATCAAACTTTTGGTTTAGGTTGCATCATCCAGAGGTATACATTGTTAATAGCTAATGATTTTTTATCAACAAATTACTGTATATGCATCAGTAAATTTTGGAATCATTTTTGTCAATGAGGTTGAGCATTCTGCATTTTTAATGTGGCGTAGGCTGATGTTCGTCGACGTACACTTTCTGAAATGAAGACATCAGGTCTTCTGGAAGCCAAGGGTACAAATTCGCAGGTACCATTTTATGATTATTTAAGTGTGGTCTAAATTTCTGATGGGCATAAGATCTTACCTATATATCAGAGGCTCCAAATCATCCTGCTCTTATACACCTTTTCTTTGGACAGAGTCTTGTAATCATCCAAGATGGCATATTGCGACAGCTTCAGGATAATGATCTTACGGTTGTCAGAGCAGCTTTGTCGTTAGACAGATTGTCCACTTTATTGAACCCATCTGATCTTACTCAAGTATTGGATAATCTGCTTAGAAGATGCATTGGTCTTTTGACAAGTGAGTAACTGTACATTTTGGTTCGATAAGGCATTACTGGTTTCCTTGCTTTATAGTGCCTGTGCCTATTCCTTACTCTTTTCTCCAGCAGGTTCGTTCGAGAATAACAGCCTAGCATGTGATGTTGCTATTTTGTGCCTGAATAATGTTGTTGCTGTCGTCCATGAGAACGTTGATTGTTGCAATAAACTAGCTGCTATAATATTTCCTTTGCTCCTCGTTTTACCTAAGGTTAGTCCTCAAAGCATTCTCAGTTGTGTGACTCTTTCTAAAGTTGGTATCCTGTCTGTTCAACAACTTGAGCTTTTGTATTGAAAGAATTATGTTTCATGGTTTACAGACACAGAGGTTAAATTTGAAAGCATTGGAATTAGCTAAGGCAGTAAAATGGCCACTATTTGAGAATCTTGCTGCTGCAGGCAATACGGAACAAGTAAGTCATCAGTTTTAATCTAGGCTGCTCATATCtatatttcttcttctctttatcTGTTAGTGAGTGTGGGCCGTTCATTTGATTTGTTGCTTGGTTCAGATTTGTTGCTTGGTTCAGATTTGTTACTTTTAACCACTTGCTACtgttgttattattattttttcatgcaAAATGAGTAATTCTGAAGTTGTGATTCTGTATAGACATTGCAAACAGGAAGCTTGTCCTCCATTAACATGGCCACCATTACTAGTTTGGCGAGCAGATTCTTGTTGCAACCTGGAAACATTATGCCTTGGCTTGTTCAGAGTTCTAATGACTTTGAGCTTTCAAAGACACACTTCTTTCTGGTGATGATGCAGACAATTTTGATTGAAAAGGGTATATCTCTATTTGTACTGCAAGGGTTTCTCGGTGACCCTTCTGATGACTTTTGATCTTCGACCCATAACTTGTATATTGTATTCCATTGAATTGTGATCTTGTACCTTTTGTACTTTTCTGCTTGACATAATCATGCATCTTTTCTTCTGTGAAACTGTCTTTCAAAGTTTTACGAGACCTTCAGTGATTGTACTTCTTCTGTTGCTTTCCTTTGTTTTATTTGGAGCTCACAGTAGTTTGTATTTGAGGTGTATCTCTGTTTCATGCATCTTTGTTTCTTCTTATAATTGTCTTTCAACTTTACGAGACCTTCAGTGATTGTGCTTCTTCCATTCGTTTCACATTGTTATATTTGGGCCTCACAGTTCGTATATGTGGCAGAATCTGCTGAATCTTTGGAACTTTTTGAAGTGTTATTTCCTGCGTTGAAGTCAGAATGGGAATCATTTGAGTCTACGGGTGATTTCTCTATAGCAGAGGTATGCGAAACAATTTTCGTTGATAGATTCCTATTGCTGAACCAAATTGCTTAAACTCCTCAACTTTACCTTGATACTGATGACGATGTTTTTCCCCTTCTCTGTTGTCTTTTGTAGTTCAAAACAGATATGCTGAATTGGGATTGCAGCAGATATCTCAATAACCTAGATTCCAATTTGAAAGCATTAAATGCACATATTTTAGTCTCTATCTTTTGGAGGTTGACGGAGGCATATCTATCTGCGATGCCTGCAGATGTCCCATTGGTTAGTAATTCCTTCTGGAATTGTTTTTTAGGACTACAATACTCTGTATCACTTATGTTTGTATTTATAATAGATGCTTTATTTAAAATTATTGCAGGATGGTGATGAGAAGTGGGTTAGCTGGCTGAGGGAATTGTTTGCCTTTTTCTCATGCTGTCAGTTTAAGAACATTTTCAAGGAACACCGTCATTACCTTGTCACAAAGACCAAGATTTCTGCTATTTCTTTCCTTGCCAAGTTTTTCACAGAAGAAGGTGCGCATCCCCTTGacaaatatattatatgaCTTATTTTGCTGTAGAATAAAGCAGCCTTCCAATGAAATGAACCTATAATGTAGTTCATACAAAACTCTCTAGGTCGGTTAGTCCCCTCCAAAATCGGAACCCCTCTTCGTGTTAGATTCTTATTGTCTCAGCTTTCCGAAATGACTTTATCCAAGTACAATCTGTACATCACTTGCAAATAATTTTTTGTATCTTGTTAATTGGTTGTATTTAGttatttgaaattttggtACAACCTAGACATCGGTTTTTTCCTACTTGGGCCAAAAGTGTTGTTTGGAATGTCGGCTTTTAATATTCGAACTGTTCTAGAGGTTTGATTTAGACATTGGTGTAGTTTTAGAGTTTCAATTTAGTCATTCAAACTGTTTAGACATTGTTTTCTCATGATGcagaatctctctctctctctctctctctatatatatatatatatatatatatatacacatatatatatatttgaaactcAATCTCAATCACAATTTCTCAGGTGGTCGGTGCTGAATATTGTTATAATCTTGATGTTTGTTACATTTCAGTCTTCTGTGAATTAAATAGTTGATTaacatgttgattttttttgaatGATTGCATTGACATGTTAACTCTTCATTTTTCAGATATTCCTCTTGCAGTCCAGGTTGAGAGTCTCCAATGTTTTTCCTATCTCTGCCTTCAATCTGAAGTTAGAATGGCAATTCAATTTCTTGCAGAGTTTCCATCTCTTCTTGTTCCACTGGCTAATAGTAACCAGGTACCCTGGCAATTTTCCTCTTTCGCCTTTCTCCATGGTTAACTAGTTTAATTTGTATGCACTTGGCATCTTTTTGTATCAAATGGGTTGATTATCACTGTTATTTGCTTGTGGTTTCAGTAAATGTGATGTGTTAGTATGGTAATTTATTCTTAAATTGTTTGCCTTTCAGGAAATAAGAAATGTTGCCATGAATTGTATCGAGGCTTTACACACCTTTTCATTTCATGTTGACTCGTTGAGCAAGAAAAATGGTATTTACTTTGCTTAGAAATATTTCCTGCCTGTTTCCGATTATGTTTTCATATTGAAATACTGAGTTATGAATGACAGGAAACCGTGCATTTCGGATTAATCATCTTGATAAGCTGCTGGACTTGGTTGTCCAGCAGAAAAGGCTAATCCTATCAGACAGGAACTTGCTTCCTTCTCTCTTGGCCTCTTTGCTTAGCCCGTCCTTCCAGAGCTTCTTAGGACCAAAGAATATGGAAATAAGGTGAACTACTGTCCTCTTTGAAATTTTTGCTATCAGCTGCTCTAGGATCTCCCTGACATAAGAATTTTTTTAACTCTTAACCTGGTTGCAAAAGCATGGTTTGACAGTATTTTTCTGTTCATGTCAATCAGGTGTTTACCAGTCTAGTATTTAGTTTTGATTACAACAATCTACATTGGCCTGTTAGTAACTGGTCTCAACTTTCTATAGGTTTGATCAATCCACAAGAGAAGAGATTCTTACTTTCATGTTGAATTCTGCCATGAAACTGCCTGATTATGCGAAGGTATCTTATTTATGTTCTGGTTCTTTATGAATCCTGCCTTTTCTGTTCAAGGCGGTTATTGTGATATTATCTGGCGTAATGCCTTCAAAATTATCATGAGTAGGGATTTCTTAAATATGGTGTTGTAATGTTTTTGCAGCTTGCTATTCTTTCTTTGCTTAGAGGAATTGGCAATGCCATTACACATCATAAAGAAGTGAAGTCATATTTGTCTCATCTCTTGGGAAGACGCAGCCGTAACATGGTTATATCAAGTCAATGTTTGTCAAAAGTGGAAGTTCAGATATTATGCCTTCTACTGGAAGTAAGTTGAGAGATCTCCCTCAATGGCTGCTAAACTTTCTTTTATTTAGGCATTTTTACTCTAATGAGAATCTGCTTCTGTCCGTCTCAGTGCTGTGCAGTGCCTTCTTCATCAGACGGACATGTGTCTGATGACCATTTATTGGAGGCTTTGCAAGTAAGAAGCTATCTGGAATTTGCAATTTCATTCTGGTTGTAGATATATCTAACTTCTCATATCTGCATGCATTATTTACTCTGCCAATTGCTATTTCAGTTGGATGGTTTGGCTCCAGAAAACGCTTCCACTGTACAGCCTTGTATTTCTGTCCTGCAAAACCTTAACAGCCAAATTTACAGTGGACTGAAGCCAGAACTTCAGGTTAGTTTTCTTTCAGTTCTTGAAACTATGCATGTGCTGCTTGTAAGCTATACCACCAAGCCTTTCTTGGCAATGAGTTTATGTGAAGTTGGAGCATGATGGAAAATATACAATTATTTGATCGTATCAATTTGTTGGAAATGGAAGTTGGTAGGGATAAGTGTGATAAaacttctttattttcttgtatCGTGCAGGAGCTTCTGTTCCGTAAACTGGTAACTGCATTTCACAACTCAAATGGGGACATACAAAATGCAAGTAGAGCAGCCTTGCAGCATTTACAGGTTTTGTCTTCTCTCCACTATAATTATTTGTTGTTGGATTCTGTTTATTTTGCTTGGCATACTAGCTATCGCATTGaggttttatatatatatatatatatatagactatgATAATGTGATTACGATGACTTTCTTTATTTgggttatttttatttatataccAATACGGAGGTAACTCATCTGGATACCTTTGAATTTATCAGATTACTTGCTCCACTATCATCCACACTCTTGATCACATAGTCAAAGATGGGGCTTGTGCAAGTCGTTCAGTGCagagaacaaagaaaatgaaaagtcAGAAGTCCACTCCGTCTAATGATGTGATATGTGACAGAGAAAATGCATTCTTTTTACTTGGTTCCCTGCTTGATATTATATTATTCAAGAAAGACATAGAGAAGAGGTTGGTACTTTCTCGAACTCCCACTCACGGTTAAAAGTGTGGCTTGGGTTTAATTTTATACTAATTGTTATCAACTTCCGTTGCAGGAACTCTCTATTGGGCCCATTGTTTAAGCTTCTTTACAAAACATTTTCTGATGAGTGGGTACAGGACCAGTTTAACACATCTGAAACAGTAACTTACATACAGCAGACACTGCTGATAATCTTAGAAGATATCAGTTCTTCACTCATAAGTTCTATTCCAGTGGAGGTGTGTTTGCTTAATCTGGGAATTTGAATGTGTTATTTTGAGTTCACATGAGTTTTGGTGGTTTTAAGTGTTCATCTATGTGTTTCTTAAGCTAGTACTCTTGATTTTCGTGACAGGACAACATGGTAAATGAGATTAATGTCAAACTTTTGGTTGAGTGTGCCCATTCTGCAAAGGATGGAGTTACTCGCAACCATGTTTTTTCACTGATTTCCTCTATCACAAAGATCGTTCCTGAAAAAGTTTTGGAGCATATGCTGGACATTTTTGCTGTTATTGGAGAGTCAGCAGTCACACAGGTCTGCTAgaacttttttattttgccTTTCCTTTTTTCCTATCATGCAAAGGCATTGTGTCTGGAATATTTTCTCCTGGATTTACGTCCGCTCTTCTGATTTTAAAATTCATCTATGAATCTGGATTTTGTAGATTGACAGCCATTCACAGCGTGTGTTTGAAGATCTTTTATCTACAGTAATTCCTTGTTGGCTCTCTGGGACAGGCAGCAATGACAGACTGCTCCAGGTAATTTATTCTCACATCTTTTCTGCCCCTGCTGCGCAATCAGCGTACTTGTTTGTGAACTGAGTTGTGATTCAACTGTGTTTGTCCTTCAGATTTTTGTCAATGTACTGCCTGAAGTTGCGGAGTTTAGAAGGCTATCAATTGCTGTGTACCTACTGAGGTAATATCGGCTTAAAGTTCGCAAACTTGTATCTTCTATTCGTATGCTAATATGAACGTGTTTGTATACAGAACTATGGGAGAGTCAAATAGCTTGGCGTCATTACTTGTTCTTCTTTTCCGCTCACTAATTTCAAGGAAAGGGTTATCTTGCTTTGATAATGTGCATGCTTCAGATAGCTTGACAACCTCTTTACAGAGAGAATGGGAGTATTCCCTGGGGCTTCAAATATGTGAGCAGTATTCATGTATTATATGGCTTCCCCCTCTTGTTGTGCTGCTCAAACAAATAGGAAGCGGTCAAGATGTGTTTAGAGAATTGCTAATTGCAATGCGGTTCATCTTGCATAAGCTGCAAGATCCAGAGTTTGCACTCAAGATGGCATCCGGGGAAGAGTCAGACAAAA
This genomic interval carries:
- the LOC126803047 gene encoding uncharacterized protein At3g06530 isoform X2, encoding MATSIASQLKVLKSLIQVDQDPSQKRPFTRPSILFDPKQAADIDVDTIFAVGLQGLELLVSADERFRNFKNDLFSYQSKELDRELMVKEENKRIDASISKFLRLLSGHFELPSSLKTLEYLIRRYKIYVYNIDELVLCALPYHETHAFVKIVQLINFGNSKWKFLEGVKASGAAPPRNVIVQQCIRDMGVLEAIFDYASPSKKYRPSKPVIRFCTAVVVEVLGSVASVESHVVKRIYSLVHSVLEVGTDGHSENKAGAMMIVGMLASKVTISPALVKGLILLIAKVAEEDAKESADLQLFRLSLMTLINLVQLQVVENFPMKALESLIGIRDFAGILSGLFNKFKIDRFLSVILDSLVEYSSSNESCQLALISILDTVPSKSFVHLIVPKVISSCLQRSKDIENSALFSSGSWEEKVLLVFRRYPSELHGAAHNFLEKNVQSKKRGSVHEALRKMLDGNFDRSLACSESNFWFRLHHPEADVRRRTLSEMKTSGLLEAKGTNSQSLVIIQDGILRQLQDNDLTVVRAALSLDRLSTLLNPSDLTQVLDNLLRRCIGLLTSSFENNSLACDVAILCLNNVVAVVHENVDCCNKLAAIIFPLLLVLPKTQRLNLKALELAKAVKWPLFENLAAAGNTEQTLQTGSLSSINMATITSLASRFLLQPGNIMPWLVQSSNDFELSKTHFFLVMMQTILIEKESAESLELFEVLFPALKSEWESFESTGDFSIAEFKTDMLNWDCSRYLNNLDSNLKALNAHILVSIFWRLTEAYLSAMPADVPLDGDEKWVSWLRELFAFFSCCQFKNIFKEHRHYLVTKTKISAISFLAKFFTEEDIPLAVQVESLQCFSYLCLQSEVRMAIQFLAEFPSLLVPLANSNQEIRNVAMNCIEALHTFSFHVDSLSKKNGNRAFRINHLDKLLDLVVQQKRLILSDRNLLPSLLASLLSPSFQSFLGPKNMEIRFDQSTREEILTFMLNSAMKLPDYAKLAILSLLRGIGNAITHHKEVKSYLSHLLGRRSRNMVISSQCLSKVEVQILCLLLECCAVPSSSDGHVSDDHLLEALQLDGLAPENASTVQPCISVLQNLNSQIYSGLKPELQELLFRKLVTAFHNSNGDIQNASRAALQHLQITCSTIIHTLDHIVKDGACASRSVQRTKKMKSQKSTPSNDVICDRENAFFLLGSLLDIILFKKDIEKRNSLLGPLFKLLYKTFSDEWVQDQFNTSETVTYIQQTLLIILEDISSSLISSIPVEDNMVNEINVKLLVECAHSAKDGVTRNHVFSLISSITKIVPEKVLEHMLDIFAVIGESAVTQIDSHSQRVFEDLLSTVIPCWLSGTGSNDRLLQIFVNVLPEVAEFRRLSIAVYLLRTMGESNSLASLLVLLFRSLISRKGLSCFDNVHASDSLTTSLQREWEYSLGLQICEQYSCIIWLPPLVVLLKQIGSGQDVFRELLIAMRFILHKLQDPEFALKMASGEESDKIQATLGELMEQVVSLQELVDARKKEKNIHVIRKDLKECMHAVLRTITGFMNPSTLFDGITKLLSVSDGNVEKKALGLLCETIRNIDTAKAKLKFNKISSLRWNHLDEISLGSLRVMCLKIVHLIDDSSEDMEVSLKVAAALALEVLAQRFPSNSSIFSECLPSVTKGISMHDSAVSSSCLKATGALINVLGPKALSELPHIMDSLIKISREVLVSSHAKAISTGGSRPIVLQKPQESLILSILITLEAIVVKLGQFLSPYLEDITRVMVLDLDYALGSDQKLKMRADSVRKLITENITVRLALPPLLNIYSSTVESGDSSIIIYFEMLANMIERMDRSSVGGYHAKIFERCLIALDLRRQHPASVRRIADVEKMVFTAMMSLTMKLTETMFRPLFIRSIDWANSDVEDNSSSGCIPRAISFYGLVNTLAENHRSLFVPYFKYLLENCVHYLTVAGDAKPSGSTQKKKAKIQESYNSMFLGNWHLRALVLSSLHKCFLYDTGSVKFLDSSNFQALLKPIVSQLVIEPPLSLEDHSDIPSVEEVDEILVVCIGQMAVTAGSDLLWKPLNHEVLMQTRSDMVRARILGLKVIKYLVEHLREEYLVFVPETVPFFSELLEDVEPSVKSLAQEIFNELSIMTGENLSQYI
- the LOC126803047 gene encoding uncharacterized protein At3g06530 isoform X1; this translates as MATSIASQLKVLKSLIQVDQDPSQKRPFTRPSILFDPKQAADIDVDTIFAVGLQGLELLVSADERFRNFKNDLFSYQSKELDRELMVKEENKRIDASISKFLRLLSGHFELPSSLKTLEYLIRRYKIYVYNIDELVLCALPYHETHAFVKIVQLINFGNSKWKFLEGVKASGAAPPRNVIVQQCIRDMGVLEAIFDYASPSKKYRPSKPVIRFCTAVVVEVLGSVASVESHVVKRIYSLVHSVLEVGTDGHSENKAGAMMIVGMLASKVTISPALVKGLILLIAKVAEEDAKESADLQLFRLSLMTLINLVQLQVVENFPMKALESLIGIRDFAGILSGLFNKFKIDRFLSVILDSLVEYSSSNESCQLALISILDTVPSKSFVHLIVPKVISSCLQRSKDIENSALFSSGSWEEKVLLVFRRYPSELHGAAHNFLEKNVQSKKRGSVHEALRKMLDGNFDRSLACSESNFWFRLHHPEADVRRRTLSEMKTSGLLEAKGTNSQSLVIIQDGILRQLQDNDLTVVRAALSLDRLSTLLNPSDLTQVLDNLLRRCIGLLTTGSFENNSLACDVAILCLNNVVAVVHENVDCCNKLAAIIFPLLLVLPKTQRLNLKALELAKAVKWPLFENLAAAGNTEQTLQTGSLSSINMATITSLASRFLLQPGNIMPWLVQSSNDFELSKTHFFLVMMQTILIEKESAESLELFEVLFPALKSEWESFESTGDFSIAEFKTDMLNWDCSRYLNNLDSNLKALNAHILVSIFWRLTEAYLSAMPADVPLDGDEKWVSWLRELFAFFSCCQFKNIFKEHRHYLVTKTKISAISFLAKFFTEEDIPLAVQVESLQCFSYLCLQSEVRMAIQFLAEFPSLLVPLANSNQEIRNVAMNCIEALHTFSFHVDSLSKKNGNRAFRINHLDKLLDLVVQQKRLILSDRNLLPSLLASLLSPSFQSFLGPKNMEIRFDQSTREEILTFMLNSAMKLPDYAKLAILSLLRGIGNAITHHKEVKSYLSHLLGRRSRNMVISSQCLSKVEVQILCLLLECCAVPSSSDGHVSDDHLLEALQLDGLAPENASTVQPCISVLQNLNSQIYSGLKPELQELLFRKLVTAFHNSNGDIQNASRAALQHLQITCSTIIHTLDHIVKDGACASRSVQRTKKMKSQKSTPSNDVICDRENAFFLLGSLLDIILFKKDIEKRNSLLGPLFKLLYKTFSDEWVQDQFNTSETVTYIQQTLLIILEDISSSLISSIPVEDNMVNEINVKLLVECAHSAKDGVTRNHVFSLISSITKIVPEKVLEHMLDIFAVIGESAVTQIDSHSQRVFEDLLSTVIPCWLSGTGSNDRLLQIFVNVLPEVAEFRRLSIAVYLLRTMGESNSLASLLVLLFRSLISRKGLSCFDNVHASDSLTTSLQREWEYSLGLQICEQYSCIIWLPPLVVLLKQIGSGQDVFRELLIAMRFILHKLQDPEFALKMASGEESDKIQATLGELMEQVVSLQELVDARKKEKNIHVIRKDLKECMHAVLRTITGFMNPSTLFDGITKLLSVSDGNVEKKALGLLCETIRNIDTAKAKLKFNKISSLRWNHLDEISLGSLRVMCLKIVHLIDDSSEDMEVSLKVAAALALEVLAQRFPSNSSIFSECLPSVTKGISMHDSAVSSSCLKATGALINVLGPKALSELPHIMDSLIKISREVLVSSHAKAISTGGSRPIVLQKPQESLILSILITLEAIVVKLGQFLSPYLEDITRVMVLDLDYALGSDQKLKMRADSVRKLITENITVRLALPPLLNIYSSTVESGDSSIIIYFEMLANMIERMDRSSVGGYHAKIFERCLIALDLRRQHPASVRRIADVEKMVFTAMMSLTMKLTETMFRPLFIRSIDWANSDVEDNSSSGCIPRAISFYGLVNTLAENHRSLFVPYFKYLLENCVHYLTVAGDAKPSGSTQKKKAKIQESYNSMFLGNWHLRALVLSSLHKCFLYDTGSVKFLDSSNFQALLKPIVSQLVIEPPLSLEDHSDIPSVEEVDEILVVCIGQMAVTAGSDLLWKPLNHEVLMQTRSDMVRARILGLKVIKYLVEHLREEYLVFVPETVPFFSELLEDVEPSVKSLAQEIFNELSIMTGENLSQYI